From the Streptomyces sp. Sge12 genome, the window ACGGCTGTGCACCTGATCCCGTCAAGGCCTCGTGAAGGATGCGTCAGGGACCTGGGGTCCGGTCGGGGCGCCGAGTCGGAAGCGGAGGCGGCAGATGACGGCGTCGGTGTCGCGGCGGACGGCGTGGGCGACGACGGAGCCGCGCTGGTTCTGGAGGATCCGCTGCCAGAGGTGTGCGGGTTCGGCCTCCGGGACGAGGACGGTGATCTGGGTGTCCGGGTGGGTCTGCGCCAGCTTCCGTACGTAGCCGGAGACCGGGCGGCCCAGGGAGCGCGTCTCGGAGGCGACTTCGACGAGGTCCACGCCCGGGTTCCACAACTCCCAGTCCCGGCGCAGGGCTTCGGCGGCGGCCCGGTCCTCGGCCGCGGGGTGGGTGACGGTGACCGCGAGGACCTCGTCGCCCAGCGAGCGGGCGGCGGTGAGGGCCTGGCAGGTCAGGCGGGACAGACCGGAGACGGGGACGACGACGAGCGAGCGGGCGCGGTGCGGGGGCTGCGGTACGCGGCCCAGTTCGAGGCGATCGCCGATCTGCGCGTAGGCCCGGTTGACCTTCTCGAAGCCGAGGACGATCAGCGGCAGGGCCAGGACGATCAGCCAGGCGCCTTCGGTGAACTTGGTCGCGGTGACCACGACGGCTGAGATGCCCGTCAGCAGGGCGCCGAAGGCGTTGAGGGCGGCCTTGGCCTGCCAGCCCTGCGGGCGTTCGCCGTACCAGTGCCGGACCATGCCGACCTGGCAGATGGTGAAGCCGACGAAGACGCCGATGGCGAAGAGCGGGACGAGGGTGTTGGTGTCGCCGCCGGAGAGGCCGAGCAGGAGGGCGGAGACGAGGGCCAGCCAGACCACGCCGTGGCGGTGGACCTGGCGGTCGGCCTTGAGGGCGAAGAAGTGCGGCAGGTGGTTGTCGCGGGCCAGCAGGCTCATCAGCACCGGCAGCCCGCCGAAGGAGGTGTTCGCGGCGAGCGCCAGCAGCACCATGGTGGCGAACTGGACGATGTAGAAGGCCGCGTTGTGCCCGAAGGAGGCGTCCGCGAGCTGGGCGAGGACGGTCACGCCCTCCACCGGCTGGAGGTGGAAACGGCCGATCAGCACCGACAGCCCGATCAGCATCACGCCGAGCAGGGCGCCGAGGGCCACCTCGGTGCGCTGGGCGCGGCGGGCGGCCGGCGCCCGGAAGGACGGTACGGCGTTGGCGACGGCCTCGACGCCGGTCAGCGCGGAGCAGCCGGCCGCGAAGG encodes:
- a CDS encoding APC family permease encodes the protein MAIHVGKPTEAAQGPDQEQPPDTRADGAGDRHRLTALQGLAALSLDAMASVAYGPESIVLVLAAAGAYGMGFTLPVTLAIAALLAVLVASYRQVIAAFPDGGGSYAVAKRHLGRRTSLVAAASLILDYVLNVAVSVTAGVAALTSAFPGLHGERVWICLGVLVLVTAVNLRGVVDSAKAFLVPTALFVGSILAMIAVGLFRDGPASTASAAGHASALGEGATAVGALLLLKAFAAGCSALTGVEAVANAVPSFRAPAARRAQRTEVALGALLGVMLIGLSVLIGRFHLQPVEGVTVLAQLADASFGHNAAFYIVQFATMVLLALAANTSFGGLPVLMSLLARDNHLPHFFALKADRQVHRHGVVWLALVSALLLGLSGGDTNTLVPLFAIGVFVGFTICQVGMVRHWYGERPQGWQAKAALNAFGALLTGISAVVVTATKFTEGAWLIVLALPLIVLGFEKVNRAYAQIGDRLELGRVPQPPHRARSLVVVPVSGLSRLTCQALTAARSLGDEVLAVTVTHPAAEDRAAAEALRRDWELWNPGVDLVEVASETRSLGRPVSGYVRKLAQTHPDTQITVLVPEAEPAHLWQRILQNQRGSVVAHAVRRDTDAVICRLRFRLGAPTGPQVPDASFTRP